In Chryseobacterium lactis, a single genomic region encodes these proteins:
- a CDS encoding MaoC family dehydratase, whose protein sequence is MIIINSFNEYKSLEGQVLGVSDWHRIDQNQIDRFAEATLDYQWIHVDKDKAENEGPFKSTIAHGYLTLSMIPYLWKQIADVRNVKMEINYGIENLKFGQPVPVNSDVQLKATVKSVTDLKGTVKAVVEAKLLIKDQLKPAYTGDVVFLYHFY, encoded by the coding sequence ATGATTATTATCAACAGTTTTAATGAGTATAAATCTCTTGAAGGCCAGGTACTCGGAGTTTCTGATTGGCACAGAATCGACCAGAATCAGATTGACCGATTTGCAGAAGCAACATTAGATTATCAATGGATTCACGTAGACAAAGATAAAGCTGAAAATGAAGGGCCATTTAAATCAACCATTGCTCATGGGTATTTAACATTGTCTATGATTCCTTATCTCTGGAAGCAGATTGCAGATGTGAGAAATGTGAAAATGGAAATTAATTACGGAATAGAAAATCTCAAATTCGGACAACCCGTCCCTGTCAACAGTGATGTACAACTTAAGGCGACTGTAAAATCAGTAACTGATCTTAAAGGAACTGTAAAGGCAGTTGTTGAAGCAAAATTGCTGATTAAAGATCAACTAAAACCTGCCTATACAGGTGATGTTGTTTTCCTTTACCATTTCTATTGA
- a CDS encoding cold-shock protein, with amino-acid sequence MQEGTVKFFNEAKGFGFISPADGSKDIFVHSSGLTTRVIRENDKVVFDVQKSDKGLNAVNVKLA; translated from the coding sequence ATGCAAGAAGGCACCGTAAAATTTTTCAATGAAGCAAAAGGCTTCGGTTTTATTTCTCCTGCGGACGGGAGTAAAGACATATTTGTACATTCTTCAGGATTAACGACAAGAGTGATCCGTGAAAATGATAAAGTAGTTTTCGATGTACAAAAAAGTGATAAAGGTTTGAACGCAGTTAACGTAAAGTTGGCATAA